Part of the Variovorax sp. PAMC 28711 genome is shown below.
GCGCGCAAGGCCATCGCTTATGACGTGGCCATCGGGTGGGTCAATCCTTCGGAGATCACGGGCGAGGACCTCAAGAAATTCAGGCAGTTTGCAGATTGGCGGTACGTAGAGCAGTCTGGCCTCGATCCTCGATTCAATGAGTATCCAGACAAAGGCTTCTTCAACGGCCATCAACTCTTCCGCACCTACGACATGAAGCATATGGCCGCCAACGCCCCTCAGATCGTCGACAAGCGAAAGAGCAATTTCATTGCGGATATTCATTGATGAACACACGTCGCACTTTGATGCTGGGAGCCACGATGGGACTGCTTGATTTTTTGGGCCTGAACCAGCAGGCCGCGGCCATGGGGCCGCGCCCGGCGCCAACAGCCGCCGATCCCCTGCTGCGCAATGGGGGCTGGCCGCAAGGCGCGGCAGCGCAACTGATCGCGGGCAACGTGATCACGCCGCTGCGGCACATCGGTTATCCGGCGGATTGGTTTCTCGACCAACTGCTGGCGCTTGAGCCGGAGGATTTACCTCCGAAGTCATTTCGAGCAACGGCCCCTGCTACTGACAAGCTCTATACCTACGCGAACCGCTATACGTCTGATCTTGCCGAAAGCTACTCCCTGCCCGTGAGCTACTTCAACCAGACCGTTGAGGGCTATCACATGTTCTTGTGGAACGGCGTGAAGATGAAAGGCTTGCAGGTCGTGACCGCCCTCCCCGAGAGCCTCACGCCACAGGAGGTGCAAAAGATCTGGAACTATGCCTACCTGTCCTACGGCAACGTCTCCAAACCCACCCTGACCTCCGCCCCCGGCCTGTCCGGCTGGAACGGCCTGGCAGCCGCCTGGAGCCTGATCGCCACGCCCGAGGCCAAGGCCGTCTGGCTCACCAGTTCGGATGCACTCAGCCGACCCAAGGATGAACAACCCAACGAATCGGGCGTTCAATTGATCGTGGGCCATCCGGCCTACGAAAGCGGGCGCAAGCCACTGGCCTACTTCACGGCGCCCGTGACAGTCAAGAACGACGATGCCAAGCCGAGCTACCTCCAGGAGCGCAAGCGCATCGCCGCCCTGCGCGAAGCGGCCGAGCAGGTCTGCGCCGCTGCCGGCATCGATCCGAAGACGGTCGGCACGGTGATGCGCGACAGCGGCAGGGGTTCGCGTGAAGCCGCCGCACGCTTGTCGGACACCACGGCCGCGCTGCATTCGCTGATGCCCAACCTGGATCTCGTGCAAAACATGCTGGACATGAGCTCGCTGCTAGGCGACCTCGGTGCATCGACGGTGAACTACTCGCTGCTGATGGCCGCCTTCGCCTGCCACGAGCGCAAGCATCCGGTGCTGTATCTGTCCAGCCGGGACCCGGAGGCAGCGCGCGCCGCCCTGGTGCTACCTTCGCCTGACTATTCGGTGACCGACGCGGCCCGGCGCGGTCGAGCGGTCACGTACGGCAAGCAAACGAACCGCCCATGGTGGGGCGAGCGCAAGGACGGCAAGGCGGACTACTGATGCCGGGCGCTCAACCCATGCCGCGCTCGCTTCGTTCGACGGCAACAATCGCAATGCTCGCAATCCTGCTGGGTGGCTGCGCCGCTCGCACGACCGAGAAGCAATACGCCAACGCGGGCTACGACAACGGCGACAACTACGACCTGAGCCTTTGCTGGAAGAAATTCATCCATCGCCGAGCGACGGACAACCATGTGTTGCCGAACGAGAAGTATGTGGTGCGAGATGTACCTGGCAAGGTGGTAGGTTCGGGCGTCACCAGCGTTAAGGGGGAAACCATTCCCCTGCGCTGTGACCCGCGCGGCCCGTTCACATCGGAACTCGTGTTCGAGCGAAGCCCATCGTCCAGATGATCTTTATGCGGGGTCTCGTTTTGCGGCGTCCATGGTGGTCGGTTTGGTTGCTGCCTGTGCCAACGACATGAGCGACACCAGCGTGTTCGCACAGGCCAACCTCGCCCACGGTGAGACCGAAGGTCACGCCCCCGCATGGCACGGCGCCAGCGCCGATCCCGCCGGCCACCGCAACCCCGCCGCACTGACCGGCTTCAAACCCGGGAGTTCGGCGGATCGGGCTTCAGCCAACTGGTCTTCGATGATTCCGACCACCAACTGAATGGGCCGAGCCATTGGGCCGTGAAGGCGCCGCGCGGCCCACTCGCCCGGCCGTAGACCATTTGCGCTAGACCTTCTTGCGAATAGCCGCGCCGATACCCCCCTCCTAGACTTTCCTGACGAGGTCTGAGAGGCGCGCACGTTCGCGGCGTCGGGGCCCGGTGAGACGGGCCCGACGGGCAGCGAGGGGATCGAATGGAACGGTTTTCGAGGTTCGGGCGGGCGCGCAAGGTGCGCCCGTGGATCGCCGGCGCACTGGGGTTCGTCGCTTTCGTTTGCATTCATGCGTCGGCGCAGCCGGCACCCGATGCCGAAGCTGCGGCCAGCAAGCAGGAGCAGGCCCGGCTCGCCGACACCGACACGCTGCTGGCGCTCACCAACGACGGCGCGGTGCGCTATGCGCAGGACACGGTCAAGTTGTCGGGCTACCAGTACTGCAGCCAGGCCGTGGCTCTCGCAGAAGCCGGCGAATTCCGGCAGAGCGTGCGCGCGGCCAGCAAGGCGCTGCACCTGGCCAACGCGACGCGCGACCCCAATCTCCTCGCGATGGCGAACCGCGACCTCGCCATCGTCTACAGCTACTCCGGCCAGCTCGAGAAGGCCGAGGAATTCGCGCGCGAGGCGTTGCGCCATCCGGCGCGCGATCCGAAGCTCGTGGTCGGCCCGGTCAACAAGGTGATCGGCGATGTGCAGACCCGGCGGGGCGACTATTCCGGCGCCGTCATCAGCTACGACAAGGCGTTGGCGAACAGCTCCGAGCGCTACGCGCCGCTGGTCACCTCGTCGCTCGTCAACGCGCTGATCGAGTCGGGCGATGCAGCGCGTGCCCGCCAGCTGATGGGCACGCTGCCGCCGCCCAGGGATGCGTCGCTCGCCGCGCAACTCGATCGCACGCGCGCCCGCTTGCTGCTGGCCGAAGACAAGCCGACAGAAGCACGCGACCTGTACCGCCAGCTGACGGCGCGCCAGGTCGGCACCGACTCCGCCTACTACCAGCTCTGGGCCTGGGACGGCGTCGCGCGAAGCGAACTCGCATTGGGCCAGAAGCAGGCCGCAGCCGAAGCCGTGGGCCGTGCACTCGGTGGCGTGGACGCGGTGCGCGCGCGCTTTCGCAGCGAAGAATTCAAGATGGGCCTCTTCTCCGATCTGCAGTCGGTGTTCGAGCGCGGCGTGGGCGTCTACAGCGACGTGGGCGATGCGCGGCAGGCTTTCGAGGTGAGCGAGCGCAGCCGTTCGCGCGCGTTGCTCGACGCGGTTCGCGGCCGCGCCAGGGTGAGCGACGAGGCTGCCGCCACGGTCGACCTCGCCACCTTGCAGCGCACGCTCAAGGCCGACGAGCGCGTGGTGCAGTTCCATTCGCTGCCCGAGCGCCTGCAGGTGTGGATCGTGAGCCCGACCGACATCCAGAGCAACAGCATCCCGGTCAAGCGCGACGAGCTCAACGAGCTGGTCGAGGGCTTTCGCAATTCGGTGGTGCGCGGCCGTCGCAGCGCCATTGCCAATGCCGACAAGCTCGGTGCGGCCCTGCTCGGACCGCTCAGGCTGCAGCCGGGCCAGCGGCTGATCATCGTGCCGCACGGCCCGCTGCATTACC
Proteins encoded:
- a CDS encoding CHAT domain-containing protein — encoded protein: MERFSRFGRARKVRPWIAGALGFVAFVCIHASAQPAPDAEAAASKQEQARLADTDTLLALTNDGAVRYAQDTVKLSGYQYCSQAVALAEAGEFRQSVRAASKALHLANATRDPNLLAMANRDLAIVYSYSGQLEKAEEFAREALRHPARDPKLVVGPVNKVIGDVQTRRGDYSGAVISYDKALANSSERYAPLVTSSLVNALIESGDAARARQLMGTLPPPRDASLAAQLDRTRARLLLAEDKPTEARDLYRQLTARQVGTDSAYYQLWAWDGVARSELALGQKQAAAEAVGRALGGVDAVRARFRSEEFKMGLFSDLQSVFERGVGVYSDVGDARQAFEVSERSRSRALLDAVRGRARVSDEAAATVDLATLQRTLKADERVVQFHSLPERLQVWIVSPTDIQSNSIPVKRDELNELVEGFRNSVVRGRRSAIANADKLGAALLGPLRLQPGQRLIIVPHGPLHYLPFQALRLDGRYVIETHPVSVAPSMSIAVQLAQRSPRVDGSLTAFGNPRIEDKYDLPGAETEVKEIARLFPRSTVYMGATATKTQFREAAARNPLMHVAAHAEADQIDPLYSRILLANEGGKQNFLEAHEIIGMSMQSTALVTLSACESGLGKIAQGDEVLGFTRSFLSAGTSSLISSLWPVSDDATEALMRTLYSELSKGRDIQRAMQAGQLAVLKDPKMAHPFFWAPFNLIGNWRLTVGS